The sequence below is a genomic window from Humulus lupulus chromosome 3, drHumLupu1.1, whole genome shotgun sequence.
CCCTAGCTTCTCTTCTGCTCGATTTTTTCATGCTAGCAGCGACACCAACGAGGCATAAATGTCGAAGGCATCAGGGGCCTGCATGACTGCAAAAGAAACAAACAATTAATCAAGTATACACGAGCATAATGAAAAATAAGAATGAAGTGTAATTCTAGTTAAAATACACGATCTACGAATACTGGTCGTTACATTTTCTAAACTACTACTACTAAAACATGCACTCTCTACCTCAAAGAAATCTGAATTAAAGCTACTGGTTGAAGAAATAAAATTGTTGTCCATATTGAACAAGCTATTTGGGATGGGAAACATTGCAAGGAGTATAGAAAAATTCATACCATTTTCATCCTCAGATGAATCTTCTACCCGAACAGGGTGTTCGGGTAATTTTTGTTTCCCATTTCTGTGAGTGGGAGGAATTGGTGTTGGACGGGCAATTACACTGGGCTCTCTAATGCTGGCCCTAGTTGCTCGATGCCTAGGCGGTTGGGAGACGTCTTGAGTCTGGTAAGAGGGGATTCGCTCCCCAGTGCCTTCACTAGTGGCACTCCCTGCAGTTGACTCATTTACATCCTGGTGGGGTTCGAGAAGACTGACCACCCTCAAGTAATTTTTTCGTGAGCAATTATTTGACACTCTTCTCAATAGGTGTCAAACTGGCCAGGTTGGTGGCCCTCTCCATCATAGCCTGGGTAGGTTCTGGTCAATACCATGGGCCTAAATTGGAAGAGCAAATTATGACAGACATAAAATAGAGACCAGTAAAAGAGAAAATATTAGAATAAGAAAAGATTACCTCCCCAGGTAAAGGACAGGTGGTCCGCGACCAGACCAGTTGTAAGAAAATACTCTTGGTAGTATTTccctacattggatttgtaggtggTGTATGCGAGGAAGGTGCAAATGGTTTCTTGGTTGTAAAAGTGGAAAAACCTTATGTTATTATGGTTAGGGTTTGACTTGAGATCAAAGAGGTAATTGATCTCGTGAGGAGTAGGTTCGGGCCATCTCATTTGAtggtaaaggatatagagtgctgaaagtactctatatccatttggggttatttggaaaagGGCTATGTTGAAATAATTGCGATCCCTCTCAAGTAATCATGAAGAGGCAAGACTACTCCTGCTTCGATGTTGTACCACGATATCTGTTGGCaagccttgtggcagttggcaATGTGCGCGGATtctatatgcttatgatatatgtagTAAGAGCTGGAGTCttattgcagggagatgcatgAAACTCTTAGCTAGTGAGGTGGATATCACCTAGACTATgctagtgagatcaggacagactggactagtctgtgagtttctggatgtgtttccaggggacTTGTCAGGGTTTATTTTATATGGAAGGagactagaatggtgattggatcagtgccagggatggaattagATGTAAGCACTGTTTAGAATGGCTCAacggagttgtaagaattaaaggtttagttattgagTTAGGTggaattctctaaggtggatcttggatctggttagaaCCAATTAGAGATCAGAGAGGAAGTTATATAGAAGATTGTGTTTgtatcagataagagcactgagagtgctgaatatgtcttgagaattggtttagTGCAAAGTGTTTGTGAATCGGATGAATAGAGCATtaaaaggtttatttgaatgggatttgtgatcatcttggacgatggtattgtggtattttctctgcggagatttgccaaagttagggaacgccttaggggcaggagtgtccttgggtggtaaggatattacaggtgccttgggaaagagttTTGGGTCTCcttacagatcagaaccagttagtgggttgttatgacattTCAGTGATAGAGAAAAGTAATTTCCTAagcaatatgttggttaaagcctctgaccagaactagagtagagtttctggtgggccaggtggccagtgttatgtttgagattattatctcagagaagatcaaaggAAAAACAACTAATTGAACCACAGCTaggaaagattgaatggaaagtcttagctggattagctaagagttgtgtAGGGTCAAATAAGGATTTATTGTGGTATAtggatcggatttggaatccgatggacattgagattaattgggagattctggatgaatctcatgttattcttttttttgatcaagaagaatgaagactTCATTAATCAACTGAACAAATCCAACCTACAAACTCCAAACTCCTATAAAGGAGCTCAACAAAACTGACAAACTGATtacaaaatcaatctcatcaCCAAATTTCTCTCAAGTCTACTAAGGTTCCTATGTATAACAGTATGTAATCTATACTTCACTACAGATTTAATATCATTTACAATATGTAAACTCGACCTGGAACAACCCTCAAACAGGCATTGATTCCTATTAAGCCAAATATAGTAGTTGACAGCTGCCAGGACAGTGACCCTGATGCAGTGCACCAAACCGGTCATCCTCATGCTCAGCCAGTTAACCCAACCTCTGAAATCTTTAGGCCAAGCAGCCACTCCTAACCAAACAAAAATCTGGTCAACAATTTGAGAAGATAAACTGCATCTGTAGAACAGATAATCATGAGATTCTGGGCTGATACCACAGACAGGGCAATCCAAAGTGATCAAATCAAGATGAAAACGAACCAAATTGTCCCTGGTAAGAAGCTGGGAATTCACTATTTGCCACAGCATGAATCGGTGCTTAGGAACATTCAATGAGTGCCAAACAGCTTTATAGTAGGGACACACCTGAGGTTGAGGAATTAAACTGTTATAGAGAGCAGCAGCTTTGAATTTTCCAAAGCATCCAGCAGCTTCAACATCAGCTTTAGGGAACCAGCGTCTCAAGTAGCAGAGCTTGCGCCAGTACCAGCTAGTGTCTGGTTTAAGTTCATACGACCAGAAAGGAGCCCCTTTAAGGTAGATGGAGTTGATCCACTTGACCCACAGCAGGTCATTTTTATCAGAAATGGCCCAGATAAATTTCGCAAGTATAGCTCGATTCCAATTAATCCCATTCTTGAAGCCAAGTCCCCCATAAGACTTCGGAAGACAAACCTTATCCCAGGAGGCAACATGAACTTTGCTCCTAGTTCCATTAGTGCCCCATAAAAATCCCCTACACAATTTCTCAACCTCCTTAGTCACACTGTGAGGAAGCACAAAGATGCTCATCCAGTAGTTGCGAAGGCCAAATAACACAGAGTGAATTAATTGGATCCTTCCAGCAAAAGATAAATGTCGACTAGCCCAAGAATGCAACCTTTGATTAATTTTCTTGATTATAATGCCACAATCTTCAACTCTCCATCTAGTAGGCCTAAGAGGCACTCCCAAATATTTTAAAGGGAAATCTCCTTCTGTGAGTTGAAAGTCAGCAAGCATACTACTCCTTTCAGATGCCTGAACACCACCAAAGAAGATTTGCGATTTATCTTTACTGACAGATAGCCCTGAAGTGTTGGTGAATTCATCCAAAATTTCCTTTATAACTAACAGAGATTGTCTAGTACCTTTGCTAAAAAGAATTAAATCATCTGCAAAGCAGAGATTGATGAGATTTAGACTCTTACACATAGGATGAAATCTGAATAAAGAGTGATTCGCTGCTAGCTGAAGTCTTCTAGTCAGGTACTCCATGATAAGAACAAAGAGTAACGGGGATAAAGGGTCACCTTGCCGCAGCCCTTTCTCACCTTTGAAGCTACCTTGCACCCTCCCATTCATAGACAGAGAATAGGTAGTAGACCGAACACAGATCATCACCCTCTGAACAAACTTACTAGGAAAGTTGAAAGCTGTAAGCAGAGCTTCAAGGAAATCCCAGCTGACTGTATCATAAGCTTTGCTTATGTCAATTTTTATAGTGCATCTCGGAGAAACAAGCTTTCTTTGATAGTTTTTCAGAAGATCTTGcaatatcatcacattatgagcTAAAGACCTACCCTTAATGAACGCTCCTTGGTTTTGGTTGACCAATGAAGGCAGTACTTCCGCAAGCCTCAAACACATTAACTTGGCAATGCATTTGTAAACTGTAGAACAACAAGCAATGGGGCGGTAATCAATAGCTCTAGAGGGGCTATCCTTCTTAGGAATCAAAGATATCATCGTGGCATGAAATTCAGTAGGCATAATCCCTGAGTTGAAGAAATCCAATATGGCACTGCAAAAGTCAGCTCCCAAAACAGGCCACATGGTTTTGAAAAACCCCGAACCATATCCATCTGGCCCTGGGGACTTATCATCCGGAATACTGAACAGCACACGTTTTATTTCCTTGCTAGAGAACGGTTTCAGCACAGCAAGTTGTTGCTCCAAGCTAAGCTTAGCACCCTTTTCCATACACTCACAGTTAAGTTTCATAGTAGTGGTACTTCTGCTCCCCATATACCCACGAAAATGAGATAAAAAGTGATCTACTACTTCAGAAAACTTATCGTTTATCCTCCCCTGGTCATTAACAAAAGTAGCAATCCTGTTCTCCACCTTTCTTTTCTTCAGATAGGCATGAAAAAAGGCAGAGTTCTCATCCCCTTGTTGAAGCCAATTAATCTTACTACGTTGTCTCAAAAAGCTGAAGTACATCTTTTCAATCCTGCTTAAATTCTCAGCTACAGACTTCTCTAAATACTGGTACTCTATAACACTCGGATGCATTTGAGCCTGAAATCTAGCTTCAGTGTATTTATTCCTGGCATCAGTAAATGCTATCCCCACATCACCAATAGCAGTCTTATTAAACTTCTTGAGAGAATGCTTTAATCTCATGAGTTTAAAATAAAGACCTTTCAAACCCTTAACAGCCAAAGGTTTCTCCCAGCTGGCCAAAACAGTCCCTTTGAAATCTTGATGATCAGCCCAGAAATTAAAATAACGAAAAGGTACAAACCCAATCTTCTCTGATATAGAAGCAGCAATGACACAAGAACAGTGATTAGATGAGGTCTCCCAAGCAAAACGAGCAAAAGAATGAGGGAAAATGTCATGCCAATCCTCATTAACCAACGCATGGTCTATTCGCGAATATATTCTATTAGCTCCTTCTTGGTTGTTAGACCAAGTGAAAAATGAGCCAGTCCTTTTGAGAGCTTCCACCTGAGCCTGAGCTAGCCACAAATTAGAATCATTCAAGTCCTTCATAGCAATAGGAACCCCGCCAACTCTGTCATCACAATTGAACACTGCATTGAAGTCTCCAAGCAGAATCCAGGGCTTAACAGGAAATTTAAGCTTCAAAAGGTCCTCCCATAAACTTTTCCTCGCATCAATGGTGTTTAACCCATACACAAATGTAGCACAGAAAGCAACATCCTGACCTGTCATTTTAATAAAGCAATGCACAAACCGAGTGGATTCAGAGATGACAATCACTCTGACAAATTTCTTCCTCCAAATAATAAGCAACCAGCCCTCAATAACTGGGCTATTATAGCAATCCCAGCCACTGAATTTAGTCATCATCATTTCAGTAACCTTTTTCTCCTTCAACTTAGTTTCAATCAAAGCTCCAACTCCTATTTTATTCATACTACAGAAATCTAAAACAGAATTCTGTTTATTCTTGTTATTAACTCCCCTAACATTCCAACTAGCAATATTACAATTATCCATTATTCGTAATAGAGATACCTAACTCCCTTGGCACAGTTGGCACTGAACCCTTCTCCAAACTAGTTCCTGAATCTTGCAAAATGCTAAAAGCATTCCCAGATGTCTTCACTTCCTGTCTAGCCGAACCTGGTTTAGCATACTCTTGAGTTCCTTGCCCTTTTGCTTGAACTTTTCTTTTAGGAACAAGCCATTCTTTATCCTGAATAGGTGGTGCCTTAACTTTATTGTCCAGCTGAACATCAGGATTAACCCTTGCCTCCTCCACCGAAGTCTTTAGATCCTGAGCATTGGAAGCTGCTTCAACCTTTTCTGCAACTTTCAGTTTCCCTTTAGTAATCATTTCCCCCTTACGGCAGTCAGCCATAATATGCCCATACCCTGAGCAACTCTTACACTTCACAGGAAGCCATTCGTAATCAATGCCCTGCTCCACTAACTGACCATGTTCATTTAGAAATTGGATAATTCGAGGAGGAGAATCCGTAATATCCATCTCAACCAAGACCCGAGCAAACTGGACTCTAGTACGATCCTTAGTATGTTGATCAACCATAATTGGTTTCCCAATAGTGCTAACTAAGGCACTTAAGCTCTTGTTCCCCCAGTACTGTAGACCCAAGTCGTGTAATCGGATCCATAAGGGCACAGATTGCACAAGCTTTAGAGCATTCAAGTCTGCAGTCCAAGGCTTGATAATAACAGGCTTTCgatcaaaaataatttataaatctcatgttattcttttattctcttcattcgaGCATCATGTAAATGTGACAGGatgtgaaagctttatagtggtggcctgagatggagagggatgtaatggaatgcATGGTAAAGTTCTTAGCTTGATAGCAGGTCAGACAGAGTATTGGAAATCGGTGAGTCCATTATAGCCATTGACTATTTCATAatgaaaataagaaagcatcgcgatgggtttcgcgatgGGATTGCCCAAGTTAGTGGGTCAGTGTGTATTAGTTTGGGTCATCATGGACCAGTGTTTTAAGTAAGTTTATTTTGTCAGCAAGGATGGATAACACAGTTGATCAGTATCAGATCTCCTTGTGAGAGGGATAGAGTGCCTTCataaactcaaggtctatcttatcagatgaagactctatggtgacttccaggttttggaagggttaagaaggcgatgagtatatagatggaattcagtacagtctATTACTCTCAAACTGAtgataaatcagagagagagggttatccaattattattggaagaacatcttataagatgaatgagttaatatatatctggatcctgaggtggtt
It includes:
- the LOC133823790 gene encoding uncharacterized protein LOC133823790, whose protein sequence is MGVKLANPVNTTYADVLETAIEVERLQANPVIIKPWTADLNALKLVQSVPLWIRLHDLGLQYWGNKSLSALVSTIGKPIMVDQHTKDRTRVQFARVLVEMDITDSPPRIIQFLNEHGQLVEQGIDYEWLPVKCKSCSGYGHIMADCRKGEMITKGKLKVAEKVEAASNAQDLKTSVEEARVNPDVQLDNKVKAPPIQDKEWLVPKRKVQAKGQGTQEYAKPGSARQEVKTSGNAFSILQDSGTSLEKGSVPTVPRELGVGALIETKLKEKKVTEMMMTKFSGWDCYNSPVIEGWLLIIWRKKFVRVIVISESTRFVHCFIKMTGQDVAFCATFVYGLNTIDARKSLWEDLLKLKFPVKPWILLGDFNAVFNCDDRVGGVPIAMKDLNDSNLWLAQAQVEALKRTGSFFTWSNNQEGANRIYSRIDHALVNEDWHDIFPHSFARFAWETSSNHCSCVIAASISEKIGFVPFRYFNFWADHQDFKGTVLASWEKPLAVKGLKGLYFKLMRLKHSLKKFNKTAIGDVGIAFTDARNKYTEARFQAQMHPSVIEYQYLEKSVAENLSRIEKMYFSFLRQRSKINWLQQGDENSAFFHAYLKKRKVENRIATFVNDQGRINDKFSEVVDHFLSHFRGYMGSRSTTTMKLNCECMEKGAKLSLEQQLAVLKPFSSKEIKRVLFSIPDDKSPGPDGYGSGFFKTMWPVLGADFCSAILDFFNSGIMPTEFHATMISLIPKKDSPSRAIDYRPIACCSTVYKCIAKLMCLRLAEVLPSLVNQNQGAFIKGRSLAHNVMILQDLLKNYQRKLVSPRCTIKIDISKAYDTVSWDFLEALLTAFNFPSKFVQRVMICVRSTTYSLSMNGRVQGSFKGEKGLRQGDPLSPLLFVLIMEYLTRRLQLAANHSLFRFHPMCKSLNLINLCFADDLILFSKGTRQSLLVIKEILDEFTNTSGLSVSKDKSQIFFGGVQASERSSMLADFQLTEGDFPLKYLGVPLRPTRWRVEDCGIIIKKINQRLHSWASRHLSFAGRIQLIHSVLFGLRNYWMSIFVLPHSVTKEVEKLCRGFLWGTNGTRSKVHVASWDKVCLPKSYGGLGFKNGINWNRAILAKFIWAISDKNDLLWVKWINSIYLKGAPFWSYELKPDTSWYWRKLCYLRRWFPKADVEAAGCFGKFKAAALYNSLIPQPQVCPYYKAVWHSLNVPKHRFMLWQIVNSQLLTRDNLVRFHLDLITLDCPVCGISPESHDYLFYRCSLSSQIVDQIFVWLGVAAWPKDFRGWVNWLSMRMTGLVHCIRVTVLAAVNYYIWLNRNQCLLLEPHQDVNESTAGSATSEGTGERIPSYQTQDVSQPPRHRATRASIREPSVIARPTPIPPTHRNGKQKLPEHPVRVEDSSEDENVMQAPDAFDIYASLVSLLA